DNA sequence from the Streptomyces sp. NBC_01264 genome:
GCACTTCGCCGCCAGCGCCCGGCGGCCCGCCGAGTAGTCGCTCGCCACCACGGTCGCGGTGCCGCGGGCCTTGAGCACGGAGATCACCGCGAGACCCACCGGGCCGCAGCCCAGGACGATCGCCACGTCCTTGCGCGTCACCTCGCCGCGGTTCACCGCGTGCCAGGCCACGGCCATCGGTTCGGTGAGCGCCGCGAGATCCGCGGGCAGGCCGTTCGGGACGGGCAGGGTCAGGGCTTCCTGGACGACGACGAGTTCGGCGAAGCCGCCCGGGGCATGCGCGGACAGGCCGATGCCGTCGACCTGCCGGCCGCGGCGCACCAGCGGGACGGTGACGACCGGTGTGCCGGGCCTGAGGGTGCCGGCGCACCACGGCCCCCGGTCGGCCACTTCGCCGAAGATCTCGTGTCCGAGCACCACCTGCTGGCCGGAGCGGGCGTAGCGGGGGTAGCCGCACCGTTCGAGCGAGTCGGCCAGTTCGTCGGCGTGCAGGCGGCTGTGCAGGTCCGAGCCGCAGATCCCGCAGCGCTTGACCTCGACCAGCAGCTGCCCCGCTCCGGGCCGTGGGGCGGGGAGGTCGACGACTTCCAGCTGCCCCCGGGTGAGGCTCACGGCCCTCATGAGGCGTTCACGGTCGTCGCCGGGGCCTGCTGCGCCGTGCCGGGTCCCGCGGCGAGGTGGTAGGCCTCCGGTTTCCAGCGGACCGCCTGACGGCGGTACCGGAAGGTCCAGTCGGGATAGATGGTGGCATTGCGTCCGTTGGCGTCCCGGTAGAAGGCCTGACAACCTCCCAGCTCCCACACCGATTTCGCCAGTTTGCGGTCGAGGTCGCCGTTGTAGGCGTCGTGGGTGCGCCGGTCCACTTCGATGGACGTGGAGCCGGAGACGTCGAGCGCGCGGATCGCGTTCTTCACGTGCTCCGCCTGGGCCTCGATCATGTAGACCATGGAGCTGTGGCCCAAGCCCGAGTTGGGCCCGAGGAACAGGAAGAAGTTCGGGAAGCCGGGAACGGAGACGCCCAGGTACGCGCGCGGGGATCCCGCCCATGCCGTGCTCAGCAGATCGCCGTCGCGGCCGCGCACCTTGTCGGCGAAGGGGATGTCGGTGACGTGGAAGCCGGTGCCGAGGATGATGGTGTCGACCTCCCTCTCGACCCCGTCCGCGTCGATCACGCTGTGCTCGCGGACCTCGCGCAGGGCCCGGGGAACGAGCTCGACGTTCTCCTTCTGCAGCGCGGGATACCAGGTGTTGGACGGTACGACGCGCTTGCAGCCCAGGGTGAAGTCGGGTGTGAGCGTCCGGCGCAGGGAGGGGTCGGCGACCTGGCTCTCCAGGTGCCGGCGCGCCAGGCGTTCGACCAGGCGCACGAGCCCGGGGCGCTTGGCGAAGCCGAGCACCAGCAGCTCCTTGGCCACGTACGCCTTGGCCCGCTCGGCCCGCTGGCGGCGGGGCCGGGACCGGAACCGTTCGCGCTCGGCCTCGGGGATCTCCCGGTTGTCGTGCGGGGTGATCCACGGGGCGCTGCGCTGGAACACGTACAGCCGGCCGGCCCGGTCGGCGATCTGCGGGACGTACTGGATGGCGGAGGCGCCCGTGCCGATCGACGCCACGCGCTCGCCGGTCAGGTCGTGGGCGTGGTCCCACCGTGCCGAGTGCATGAGCGTGCCGCGGAAGCGGTCGATGCCCGGCACATCGGGGAGCTTCGGTTCGGTCAGCGGGCCGACCGCGCTCACCAGCACCTGGGCCGTCCACCGGCCGTCGCTGGTCTCCACGTGCCAGAGCTGGTCCGCCTCGTCCCACCGGGCCTCGCGGACCTCCACTCCGGTGCGCAGGTGCGGCCGCAGCCCGAACCGGTCGAGGCAGCGCCCCAGATAGGCCTGGATCTCCGGCTGGGGGGAGTACGTCGCGGTCCAGTCCGGGTTGGGCGCGAAGGAGAACGAGTAGAGGTGGGAGGGGACGTCGCACCGGCAGCCGGGGTAGGTGTTGGAGTGCCAGACTCCCCCGGGCTCCGGGGCCCGTTCGAAGATGAGGAAGTCGGAGAACCGTGAGGCGAGCAGGGTCCTGCCCAGTCCGATTCCGGAGAATCCGCTGCCGACAATGAGGACCCGGACGTGCTGGATCACGTAGGTCGTCCCTTCTGCGTGAGGTGTCCGTGCTGCCTGCGGTGGTTGCGTGGTGCCGGTGCTCGTGCCCGTGCCCGTGCCCTTGCCCGTGCCCTTGCCCGGCACGGCAGGGGTGCTCGGGCGGGTCACCGGACGGTGTGCGCGCGTCAGGGTGTGGTCACCGGGGAGAGCATCGCTTCGCGGTCGCCCCGGACGAAGCGTGAGGCGAGGAGCATGCCGCTCGCCGCGACAGCGAAGGCGAGCGGGACGGTGATGACCAGCGCCGTCCGCAGACCGTGGGCCGAGGCCCCGGTCGTGGACTGCGCACCGGCGGCCAAGGCGTCGGACAGGACGCCGACGAGCACGGGTCCGCCCGCCCCTCCGAGCAGGTAGCCCACGGCGAACAGCAGGCCCAGCGCACCGGATCGCTGTTCGGGCCGGATGATGTCGGAGACGACGGGTACGGCCGCCGCGAGGTAGACGATGCCGAGCAGGTAACCCAGGCTCAGGAACACCACGAACTGCCACAGCGCACCCCGGCCCGCGGCGAGGCCCGCGAGGGACAACGCCGCGGCACCGAAGAGGCTGTAGGCCGCTACCCGGACCCTGGCCTCGGGTGATGTCCTGGCCGCCCGGTCGAGGATCCTGCCGCCCGCGAACAGGCCGACGAATCCCGTCACTCCGACGACGATCCCGCCCACCGCGCCGGCGCCGACGAGGGAGAGGCCGTGGTAGCGCTGGAGTACGGGGGTCAGGAAGGTGCCGATCGCGTAGGCCGCGAAGTTGTACCCGGCGAAGGCGAGGAGCATCCCGTACATCGAGTGCACCTTCAGCAGCGAACGCAGGGGAGCACCCCGCCGCCCGCGCGGACCGGGAGGCGCGGCCTCGACCGGGTCGGCGGCGCCGCGCTCGGGCTCGCGGATGCGCAGCACGAGGAGGGCGACGACGAAGCCGGGCACGGCCGCGATGAGGAACGGTGCCCGCCAGCTGTCGAACGCCACGGCGAGCCCGCCTGCCGTGAGGAAGGCGAGCAGGGTGCCGAGCGGGAATCCGAGCATGAACAGGGAGTGGGCCCGTGAGCGGCGCTCGCTCGGATAGAGGTCCGACAGCAGCGAACCGGTGGCGGGCGCGTAGCTGGCTTCCCCGACGCCGACGCCGATCCTGGAGGCGAAGAACCCCCAGAGGCTGGTCAGCACTCCGCCGGCCGCGGTGAAGGCACTCCACGCGAACAGGCCCCAGCCCGCGACGGCCGCGCGGGGGACGCGGTCGGCCAGACGTCCCAGCGGGATCCCGGCGAGGGCGGCCACGAGGACGAACGCCGATGCCAGGATGCCGACTTGGGTGTCGTCCAGTCCGAACTCGTCCTTGATCGGCTCCAACACGACCGATGGCAGGGCCCGGTCGTAGAAGTTGAGCAGGTTTCCGAGGAACAGCAGCCCGAGTACGTAGCCCGCCGGGGAGCGCGGCGCGGGCGGACGGTCCGAGGGCTCGGGCTTGGTGAGGGAGCGTGCCACGGGAGAGTCCCTTCGACGGTGAAGAGCGCTCGGTATGGCAGCCGGAACAAGGTCGCCGCGAGCTCCGCCACAGTGTCGCCGCGCCATGGCGGGCGAGCTACGGAATCCGCACCAGCATCGGCGGGACAACCTTGTTCCCCGGAACAACATCCGTGGATAGTCTGCGGACATGGAGCCCGATACGCCCACGGCCTGGCCCGTACGCCGGCGGATGCCGGACCTCGCCGGCCTCGACGAGCCGACGCGCGCCGCGGTGGCCGCGGCCGTCGCACGTCTGCGCACGCTGCACGACGTCTTCGCCGACCGCTTCCTCGCGCTGATCCGCGGCCACGTACCCGGATACGCGGTGCTCTCGGACGACGACATCCGGGCGTCCGCGCGACGGTTCATGGACATCCTCGTCTCGGAGCTGACCTCGCTGCGCGTACCCGACGCGGCCCTGCGCGAGATGCTCGGGGTCTACGCCCTCGAGCGAGCCGCCCGGGGAGTTCCGCTCGACGTGCTCGCCATCGGCTACCAGTTGGGTTCGAGGGAGATGCTCGCCCTCCTGGACGAGGTGGCGGCTGAGGTGGCGCTGCCCGGCGACCTCCTGCTCGCGGTCCACGACAGCACCTGGGAGTTCTCCAACGAGGCGTCCGCGGTCTTCGCCCGGGTGCGGCACGAACTTGCCGTGGAGAGGGCCCGGTTCGATGCGGAACGTCGCTCGGCCTTCGCGGCCGGTGTGCTCGGTGGCACCTTCCCCGCGGAGCGGATCAACCGGGACGCGCACCTCTTCGGGCTGGCCCCTCAGGATCGCCATGTGGCGCTCGCGGCACGTGCGGTCTCCGCGGACGACGCCGACGTGATCCGTCGGGCCGTCGCCTCGGCGGTACGCGTTCCCGCGGACCGGCTCCTGCTCGCCCAAGTGGGGCCGAACCTCGGCTTCATCGCGCCGAGGGCGCCGGAGTCCGTCGGCGCCCACACCGTGGCGGTCGGTCCGCCCCTTCCCCTCGATCAGCTCGACACCGGATTCGAGGAAGCGGTACTGGCGTTGGAGACCGCTCGGCGGTTCGCCATGTCGGGCGTGGTGCACCTCGCCGACCTCGGACCGCGGCCGCTCGTGCTCTCCGGGGAGCACACCGCCGAAGGACTCGTCGCACGCCACCTGACGGCACTCGACGCCGCGGGCCGTTCGAGCGCGGAGATCGAGGACACCGCCTGGGCGTACCTGGATTACGACCAGGACGTACGCGAGGTCGCCCGCCGCCTCGCGGTGCACCCGAACACCGTCCGGTACCGGGTGAACCGGTTCCAACAGCTCACCGGGTTGGACCTGCGGCGTACGGAGGATCTGGTGACGGCGTGGTGGCTGCTCAACCGGAGACGGGGCTGAGGACCGCGGGGCGGGCCGACCACACCTAGGAGCGGTTCGGTCACGCTGTGCGCGCGGCCCGGCCATCGAGGGCGTGCGGGGGTTGTCCCCAGCACGCACACTGGCCCCAGCCGCAGCATCACCAAGGACGTGACCTTGGTGTCGCACTCCCAGGCCGGCGAGATCGCGAACCACTTCGCCCAGGACTACCCGAAGATGCCTTCCGGTGCGGTCCTGATCGACGCCAATCTCCCGCAGTTCTTCACCGACCAGGAGATTCCCCGCCTCGTGGCCGCGCCCCAGCCCGAGGTCGCCGTCGACCTGCTGACCAGCATCGGTGCGCTGCTCAGGCGCGTGCGTCAGGCACCCGTGGAAGGCGGGCTGACCATGCCCGAGCGCGCCGCCCTGTCCCAGTTGGAGCGCACCGGTCCGACCACGTCGTCCGCGCTGGCCCGGCTGGAGCAGATCACCGCGCAGGCGATGGGCGCGACGCTCGGCGGCCTTCAGTCCCGCGGCCTGGTCGAACGCAGTGCCGACCCGAAGGACGGCCGGCGCATCCTGCTGGCACTGACGGACGCGGGGCGGCAGGCACTGGCGGACAAGCGCGGCGCCCGCAGCGAGCAGATCGCGCGCGTGCTGGCGGACCACTTCACGCCACGGGAACGGGAACAGCTCGCGGCGGCCGCACCGCTGCTGGACCGGCTGGCTCAGCGCATCTGATCCCGGCAGACCGCGACCGGAGCGCGGGGGCTCTCCATCCGAACAAGAGAGGCGGAGGCCTCCATGACCGAGGCGACCGCAGCAGACCGTATCGATCCGAACGTCATGAGGATCGCCCTCGCGCTGATGGTCGGCGCGCTCGCCGTGGTCTTCGACACGACGATCGTCAGCGTGGCGCTGGAGACCCTCTCGCAGCAGCTGCACGTACCGATCTCCACGATCCAGTGGGTGAGCACCGGCTACCTGCTGGCGCTCGGCGTGTCCATCCCGCTCGCGGGCTGGCCCAGTCCCGGTTCGGCGGCCGACGGGTGTGGCTGTTGCGCTGACGGTGTTCCTGGCCGGTTCGATTCTGTGCAGCGTGGCCTGGAACGCCCAGAACCTCATCGGCTTCCGGGTCGTCCAGGGGCTGGGCGGGGGGCTGATGCTCCCGCGGTTCTCCACGATGATCATGCAGGCGGCCTCGGGCAGGGCTCTCGGGCGCACGATGTCGATCGTCACCCTGCCGTTCGTGGTGGGCCCGATCGCAGGTCCGGTGATCGGCGGCCTCCTGCTGAACCGGCTGGACTGGCGGTGGCTGTTCTGGGTGAACGTTCCGTTCTTCGTGGTCGGCTTCGTCCTCGCCCGGCGCATGCTGGACCCGGACGCCCCCGACGCGCGTCCTCGCGTCGACACCGCCGGCTGGCTGCTGCTCTCACCCAGCCTCATCGCGATCCTGCTCGGACTCACCAACTCCTCGCAGGCAGGCGGCTTCGGCCGCCCCGACTCCCTCGCTCCCCTGCTGGCCGGCGTACTGCTGCTTCTGATCTTCACCCTGCACTCCGTACGCCGGCCCACAAACGCCCTGGTCAGCGTCCGACTGCTCACGCATCGCCCGCTCGCCTCCGCAGCAGCGTCGATGTTCCTGTCCGGAGCCGCCCTCTACGGCGGCATGACACTCCTGCCGCTGTACTGGCAGCAGGTGCGCGGAGCCGACGCTCTCCAGGCCGGCCTGCTGGTCGCCCCCTTGGGCATCGGCGCGCTCCTGAGCCGCCCGATGGCCGGCGGACTCAGCGACAAGATCGGGGCCAGGACGGTCGCCTTCACCGGTTTCGGGATCGTGGGGCTGTCCACCGTGCCCTTCGCGCTGGCCACGACCACGACCGACAAGTGGTTCCTGATGGCCGTACTGGTGGTCCGCGGCTTCGGTCTCGCCGCCGTGTCCATTCCCCTGCAGGCCGCCGCGTTCGTGGGCCTGCGCCGCGACCAGATACCGCACGCCGGCATCATCACCCGCATCGCACAGCAGGTCGGAGGAGCCTTCGGCGTCGCCGTGCTCGCCGTCATCCTCGACACCGCCCTACGCCGCCACGCTGGCTCCGCCGATCAGCGCGCGCACGCCTTCGACCAGGCATTTTGGTGGGCCGTCGGCTTCACCGGACTCTCCTTGGTGCTGAGCCTGCTGCTGCCCGGCCGCACCTCGACGGAACCCGCCGAGCAGCCGGAGACCGCCACATCACCCGCGACCGTCTGACCACCCCAGGGCCGCTCACCGACACGGCGGTCGAGACCGCCGCCCCCGAACCAACCCTCGACACGCTGGGAGCAACACGATGACCATCCTCGGCCGACTCCTCAAGAACCGCAGGTCAGGCGAGAGCCAGGCCGCCTGGAACCGCCCGAACCTGCACGGACCCGAACTCCTGGACCTCAGCAGCCGCAGCTTCGAGCACGGCGCCACGATCCCGACCGAGCACAACGCCAAGAACGCGGGCGGCCGCAACCTCTCCCCCCACCTGGCCTGGAACCCTCCGCCGGCAGGGACCGCCCAACTGCTGCTCGTCGTCGAGGACACCGACGTCCCCACCCCCAAGCCCGCCGTCCACTGCGTCGTCCTCATCGACCCGGCGGTCCACGACCTCCCTCCCGGCGCCCTCACCGCACGAGACCCCGCCCCCGGTGTCACGGTGCTGCGCTCCTTCATCGGACGCGGCTACAAGGGACCCGCGCCCATCAAGGGCCACGGACCGCACCACTACGCCTTCCAGCTCTTCGCCTTCGCGACCCCGCTGGACACCGCCCCCGGCCGACCCGCACCGGACGAAGCACGGCCGGCCAAGCTGCTGCCGTCCATCACCGCCACCGTCCTCGCCCGGGGCCGACTCATCGGCACCGTGGAACGATGACCCGTACCGGCAACCCCACCGCAAGCGGCCGCCCATCGAAGGCGGACAGCTCCACGTGACCTGCCCGTGCCCTCGATCACGCGCTTTCGGCCGGCCCCCGGCCCTGCGGGTGCCGGTTCGGCGAGCGCGAGGCCGCTCCGGTCGAGCGGGCGTACTCGGTGGGAGTCTGGCCGTAGTGCTTCTTGAAGGCTCGGGTGAAGTGACTGCCGTCCGAGAACTGCCAGTGTGCGGCCAGTTCCGAAATGCTGAGGCGCCCTGACGGCGACTCAAGGGCGAGCCGTGCCTCATGCAGTCGCCGGTGGCGGATGTAGGTGCTCACCTGTTCACCCACCGCGGCGAACGCCCGGTGCAGCGTACGCGCGGAGACGTTGAGTTCACGGGCAAGCATCGCCGGGGAAAGGTCGGGATCAGAGAGCCGGCGGTCCGCGAGGTCCTTGGCCGCCTGGGCGAGCGCGGGAGCCAACCGCGGTTCCACGTCGTCGAACCGGCCCTTCGCCACCGCCTTGGTCATCTCGATCAAGGTGTTTTGGGCAGCTACCACCCCGGCCGGGCTCAGTTCGGCCACGGTCGCGTGAATCATGTCGGTGAGGGCCGTCAGCAAGCGCATCTCGGCCGAGTCCGCCGGCCCGGTGACGACCCGGTTTCCGAGGAGGGGTTTGAGCTCGCCGGGGGGCAGGACGAGGAACTTCGCCGTGAGGTGCGCCGTCGTGTCGAAGGCCGTCAGGCGCCCGAGGTGCCGGACGAGGAACTGCCCGGCCGACACGGTCTGATCGCCGTGACCGTGCGGGCCACCCAGAGTCCATGCGCCGCTCCGGACGACGTACATGGCAACCAGATCCTGATCGCCGCCCGGGACCTCAGCGGTGCGGGTCGCCGACGCGGCGTGAAGATCGGCGATCGCCGCACCGTGCACCTTGGCCACATTGCCCTTGACCCGGAAATCACCGACCGTGTCCGGGCTGAAGGCCGGCAGTTGGAAGACGTCGTCGCCGACCTGCGTCTCCCATCCGCGCCGGAAGGCATCGAGTCCCCGTGGTGCGGAGTCCGGGGCGGTCGAGTCCACCGCGAACACCCCGCGCACACCGTCGACCTCCGCTCCAGTAGCGTGCATGCCTCCGCGACCCTCTCGTTCTCACTGCTTCAACGCCGTCCTGTGGAACTCGTGTTCCGCAGGACGGCGCCATGACCCATGTGGGCACCGTGCCAATCTTCCTATAGACGGATCGCATTGCAGCAGCCGAGAGGCAGAGAGCTGAGTTCGACGTGTGGGCCGGCAGTCAGCGGGCGATGGAGATCGCGAAGGGGGTGAATCCGTTGGCCCGGATGATGTGGGGGACGAAGAGGATGGCGGCTTCGGTGGCGCGGGCGGTCTGGATTCCGCCGAGGTCGGTGATCCATTCCTTCTGCCAGCCGAGGTCGATGAGGAGGTCACGGACGGTGTGTTTGGCCTGCGGGTCTTCGCCGGAGAGGAAGGCGGTCGGTGTCTGGGTGAGTGTGGCCGGTGCGGTCATCACGGGGAAGAGCATGGTGTTGAGGGTCTTGACGACGTGGGTTTCGGGGAGTGCTTCCTGGAGTTGTTCGGCGAGGCTGGAGCCGGGGTGGATGAGGTCGGCGGGCAGTCCGACCGGTCCGTCGAGGGTGGCGTTGGAGACGTCCACGAGGATGGTGTCGCGCAGTTCCTCGCGCAGGGCGGTGAGGCGTTCGAGGGATCCGGCGCCGGGGGTGGCGTTGATGACGATCCGGGCGGCGTGGGCGGCGTGGGCGGCGGCGCCCGGTGTGCGGTCCGCGACGGCCACCTGGTGTCCGGCGCGGGTGAGGGCGGTGGCCAGGTTGCCGCCGACGCGGCCGTTTCCGAGGACTGCGATCGTGGTCATGGTGATGGGGTCCTTGCCTGTGTGGGGGGTGGGGTGGTCGGGGTCAGTGGGAGAGGGTGGTGACGGCCTGGGTGTGGAGGGCGGGGGCGGTGGCCAGGAAGCTTTCGCTCTGCGGGGTCCAGGGGCGGCCCTGGGTGTCGGTGATCCGTCCGCCGGCCTCGGTGACGAGGAGTGCGCCGGGCAGGAGGTCGGCCCGGGCGCCGGCGTACTGCCAGAAGGCGTCGATGCGGCCTGCGGCCACGTTGGCCAGGTGCAGGGTGGCGGGTACGGAGGTGCGGACGACGAGCGCGCCCGAGAGCATCGCGGTGATCGAGGAGCCGACGCGGCGCACGACCGTCTCGTCCTCGTCCGGCCGGGCCTGGCTGGTGGCCACGATGCCCAGGCCGAGGTCGGTGGTCGGGGAGACGCGCAGTGGCCGGCCCTCGAGGTGGGCGCCGGCGCCGGTGAGCGCGGTGTAGGTTTCGCCGGTCAGCGGGAGGCGGACCACGGTGAGCACCGGCTGGTTCTCCCGTACGAGGGTGGCGGTCACCGCCCAGTCGGGCAGGGCGTGCAGGTGGTTGACGTTGCCTTCGGCGGGGTCCACGACCCACCACTCGCCGGGCGGCAGCGCGCCGCCGTCCAGTTCGTCCTCCACCCAGCCGGCGTCCGGGCGCAGGCCGGTGAGGCGGGGCCGCAGGATGTCCAGGGCCGCGTCGTCATTGGCGGCGAGCGCACGCATCAGCTCCTCACGCGTCTCGTAGCGCACCACCCCACCGAAACGCTCACGCAGCACCGAACCGGCCGCACGCACCGCGACCTCGGTCTGCTCGAGCAGGTAGGCGTCGGAGGAGACCACGTCGGTGGCCTGAAGCATTTCGGACATGGTGGTGCTCCTGTCTGAGGGGGGAGAGGGGGGGGAGAGGTCCGGTCGGGGCCGCATGCGGGGCACGACGGGGGTATGTAGCGCGTTGTGGAGGCGCCGTGGGCGCGGAAGCAGCCTCAGCCGAGCAGCTCGGCGGCCCGTTCGGCGAGGGCGTAGACGGTCGCGTTGGTGTTGGCCGAGGGGATGGACGGCATCACCGAGGCGTCGGCGACCCGCAGCCCGGCGATCCCGTGGACGCGAAGGTTCGCAGGGTCGACGACGGCATCGGCGTCGGTTCCCATGCGGCAGGTGCCGGTGAAGTGGAAGTAGGGGCCGGTGGCCTTGCGGATGAACTCGTCCACGGCTTCGCCGCTCGTCCCGGAGCCCGGTACCGCTTCCTGCTTGCGCCATTCGGCGAACGCGTCGGCCTCCCCGATGCGGCGGGCGACAGCCAGGCCCCGGCGCATGACCTCCAGGTCACGGTCGTCGCTCAGGTAGCCGGGGTCGACGACGGGAGCGCCCGCGGGATGGGCGCCCGCCAGGCGCACGGTGCCGCTGCTGTGGGGCGCCATCGCGGAGAAGGCGATGGAGTAGCCGTTGGCCGGCGGCCGGCCCCATGCCGACGGCAGCGGTGCGGCGACGACGTAGACCTGAAGGTCCGGCCGGGCCGCGGCGGGATCGCTGTACAGCAGGCCCATCATTTCGGCCGGCGGGTTGGCAGGAAGGAACGGTACGGGCCGGCCGGCCTCGTACACCACGCCCGCCATCGGATGGTCCTGCAGATGGGATCCCACTCCCGGCAGATCGGCGACGACGTCGATGCCGTGTTCGCCGAGGTGTCGTGCCGGGCCGATCCCCGACAGCATCAGGAGGTGCGCGGAACCGATGGCCCCTGCGGTCAGGATGACCTCGGCGCTCCCGGCGGACAGGTGCTCGCCACCCACGGTGTACTCGACGCCGGTGCACCGGCCGGCGGTGATGCGCAGCCGCCGCACGGTCGCGTCCGTGACGACGTCCAGGTTCGGCCGGTCGCGGAACGAACGGATGTAGGCGTCGGCTGCGCTCTGGCGGGCGCCGCCGGGCAGATTCATGTCACTCCACCCGAACCCGGTCTCCAGCCCACCGCCGATGTCATCGGCGCGTGCGAACCCGGCCTGCACCGCGGCTTCGACACCCGCCGTGGCCAGGGGATGGGGTTCCGGAACCGGGGCGACCACGACCGGCCCGTCCGTGCCCCGCACGGCGGCATCGTGACGACGAGTGCTCTCGCTGCGGCGGAAATAGGGCAGCAGATCGTCGAAACCCCAGCCCGGAGCACCGAGTTCGGGCCATTCGTCATAACCGGAGCGGTGTCCCCGCAGGTGGTAGAGGCCGTTGATGCTCGACGATCCGCCGAGGGCCTTGCCGCGCAGCACGTCGGCGACCCTGCCCGTACCGGCCTGCACGGTCGAGACGCCCGGCCAGAGGGAGGAAGGGTCGAACCCCAGGAATCCCCAAGGAGAAGCCATCGCCTCGGTCGCGTCCCGGGCTCCCGCCTCCAGCAACAGCACCCTCACGTCGGGGCGTTCCGACAGCCGGGAGGCAATCACGCACCCCGCTGTCCCCGCTCCCACAACGACATAGTCATAAGGGCTCCGACCCATCGTGTCTCCGCTTCCCACCGCAGCACTGTCCGACCACCGGGTTCAGGGAAGACCCTCGATGATCAAAGCGCTGATTGCTTGCATGTACTAAACTTGTCGTTTATGGTCCGATGTCGAACGCGACTCGCACTTGGTCGGCGTTTTCGCAGTTCAGCGGACGCGAAGGCGGCCTTCGCTTGATCCTGGGCTCCGTCACAGAGCGGATCAGCGCGAAGGCCGTGGTCATGAGTCTGATGGAGCAGGACGTCCTGCGGGACGCGTTCGCGGAAGTGTCACACTTCCGGTCGGAGTTGTACGCGTGTCTGACCGTGCGGGGCGATGCCTTGTTCGAGTTGTGCGACGCGTTGCTGTGCACGGACGGACCGGTGCGGACGCTCGTAGATCTCGCGCTCGCGCCTGAACACCGCCGTGGTCACGGTGGTTTGTACGGCGGTCTCAACCAGGGCCGGATCGATGTCGCCCGGCTGCGCCGGGCCCTGGCCGGGATGCCACTGCCGAGGGCGGCGGACGGCAGGCTGGTCCTGGCGGTGGACGTCTCGCCGTGGCTGAGGCCGGACGCCAATACCTGCGCTGACCGGGCCTTCTGCCACACTTTCGGCCGTGGCGTGGGCAAACACCAGATGGTGCCCGGCTGGCCGTACTCGGTAGTGGCCGCGCTGGAGAGCGGCCGCACCTCGTGGACGGCAGTGCTCGATGCGGTCCGTCTCCGGCCCGGCGCTGACGTGGCAGCGGTGACC
Encoded proteins:
- a CDS encoding helix-turn-helix domain-containing protein, yielding MAKVHGAAIADLHAASATRTAEVPGGDQDLVAMYVVRSGAWTLGGPHGHGDQTVSAGQFLVRHLGRLTAFDTTAHLTAKFLVLPPGELKPLLGNRVVTGPADSAEMRLLTALTDMIHATVAELSPAGVVAAQNTLIEMTKAVAKGRFDDVEPRLAPALAQAAKDLADRRLSDPDLSPAMLARELNVSARTLHRAFAAVGEQVSTYIRHRRLHEARLALESPSGRLSISELAAHWQFSDGSHFTRAFKKHYGQTPTEYARSTGAASRSPNRHPQGRGPAESA
- a CDS encoding NADPH-dependent F420 reductase, with product MTTIAVLGNGRVGGNLATALTRAGHQVAVADRTPGAAAHAAHAARIVINATPGAGSLERLTALREELRDTILVDVSNATLDGPVGLPADLIHPGSSLAEQLQEALPETHVVKTLNTMLFPVMTAPATLTQTPTAFLSGEDPQAKHTVRDLLIDLGWQKEWITDLGGIQTARATEAAILFVPHIIRANGFTPFAISIAR
- a CDS encoding inositol monophosphatase family protein, whose translation is MSEMLQATDVVSSDAYLLEQTEVAVRAAGSVLRERFGGVVRYETREELMRALAANDDAALDILRPRLTGLRPDAGWVEDELDGGALPPGEWWVVDPAEGNVNHLHALPDWAVTATLVRENQPVLTVVRLPLTGETYTALTGAGAHLEGRPLRVSPTTDLGLGIVATSQARPDEDETVVRRVGSSITAMLSGALVVRTSVPATLHLANVAAGRIDAFWQYAGARADLLPGALLVTEAGGRITDTQGRPWTPQSESFLATAPALHTQAVTTLSH
- a CDS encoding GMC family oxidoreductase, whose translation is MGRSPYDYVVVGAGTAGCVIASRLSERPDVRVLLLEAGARDATEAMASPWGFLGFDPSSLWPGVSTVQAGTGRVADVLRGKALGGSSSINGLYHLRGHRSGYDEWPELGAPGWGFDDLLPYFRRSESTRRHDAAVRGTDGPVVVAPVPEPHPLATAGVEAAVQAGFARADDIGGGLETGFGWSDMNLPGGARQSAADAYIRSFRDRPNLDVVTDATVRRLRITAGRCTGVEYTVGGEHLSAGSAEVILTAGAIGSAHLLMLSGIGPARHLGEHGIDVVADLPGVGSHLQDHPMAGVVYEAGRPVPFLPANPPAEMMGLLYSDPAAARPDLQVYVVAAPLPSAWGRPPANGYSIAFSAMAPHSSGTVRLAGAHPAGAPVVDPGYLSDDRDLEVMRRGLAVARRIGEADAFAEWRKQEAVPGSGTSGEAVDEFIRKATGPYFHFTGTCRMGTDADAVVDPANLRVHGIAGLRVADASVMPSIPSANTNATVYALAERAAELLG